Proteins co-encoded in one Plasmodium coatneyi strain Hackeri chromosome 7, complete sequence genomic window:
- a CDS encoding SICA antigen, with amino-acid sequence MATILGRILNKWLEDRRKHNSVSVDQRISNNVQRIVGELMRRLNDNADEISKRYCAQDPTDEIEIENNHKPICKALMRTFFYMNGLKVREGRKIEFEEDTEEESFLKCIVGTTVMLRMLKKYCWFKDYLEYALRIAGGRSEAQGATNNYGICGGMNFDQLKIGNILVGEAVAKLVEGRDSQIADYVNLKGRAGEWCRGKQFGKVKRKVPRKSEEKEKEWMSESEMKNIVENKQYVPAGNVDTVLDKIEKKIKKKKTPYECPGSTTTKDGSDDKEDLGIEEWFTTFSSSVSSTDKDNYKELDSMLALCEDDDASEGGVKRKEYKGFCEIMMRNIMIVTEVGEQYKNKNQTQKQGQTPCEKEVKNIPLCDLLNFWTYYMQLFCVPQEVIQYAFNGVGSVRGDMNPGEKYVKCAYDAAFKIPKDNERYTVGEARKLFLTSELYTMMKALTKKEWCEKGKGKFPQKASEGLDRSRSETGGKDLVVSGNGDLKKLEGIVQKVVEGLKQEEKEKEEIFKQLEETIKEAVPNPPVHHQQQPPPPPPPEPARPLPPVIPAPESDPCDGELKTRVDAAAKKWLGLATGRNLGGIGDDIQTRVNDLSGALSKAIQNEDQYCKGSNWENNASGGTSKKACEFTVRGLHHVYSITEDIQNDGRNAKANWEIKTTVACLAFNAYVQKVKEKCESTEEGIKQAFKDGKSLHEELCSSKGCEKCERSNCTNYTIEGTDLWNEVNTKLQANREIMGTLDTICNQTAEPAKPAATKPATTKPAVPVTQNSAQPGKENIVNTEDGIILNGVKLTCNIPEVSPIDKGFEDDSRYERGANSPTVTEGGAQPGATQEPASSGTSSVASGESVGSGGTHQGVDSAQVPGIPSVPDSDKNAKVSGPSPDGTTGQVSPGPAGQEPNPVPSSSSGLTPSQPASAATTAKSSSTSVKTGRSGPKGGAGGILPLPLRVSNPINHSDLTPYLPLAPVLIGISAMSYLLWKYFFLGKRRKRYKRAHQVRGPPSLEEHFLHHVDQDDGPHEYTLVKERKQPRSVPTGRTKRPKKRADRHGVGLRTIIDIHLEVLNECQKGDAQLTKEDFFEILIQEFMGNEFMKEENIPKEDVLKEQVPSSDSGFRKERLCSYGRFCS; translated from the exons ATGTACAAAGAATAGTAGGTGAGTTAATGAGAAGGTTGAATGATAATGCGGATGAAATATCAAAAAGGTACTGTGCGCAAGACCCTACGGATGAGATTGAAATTGAGAATAACCATAAACCAATATGCAAAGCCTTAATGAGAACATTCTTCTATATGAACGGATTGAAAGTAAGGGAAGGGAGAAAGATAGAATTTGAAGAAGACACGGAGGAAGAATCATTCTTAAAGTGCATAGTTGGAACAACAGTTATGCTTAGAATGTTAAAGAAGTACTGTTGGTTTAAAGATTATTTAGAGTATGCATTAAGAATAGCAGGAGGAAGATCTGAGGCTCAGGGAGCTACTAATAATTATGGTATCTGTGGAGGGATGAACTTTGATCAgttaaaaataggaaatataTTAGTTGGAGAAGCAGTGGCAAAGTTGGTTGAGGGTAGGGATTCTCAAATAGCCGATTATGTAAATTTAAAAGGTAGAGCAGGGGAATGGTGCAGAGGGAAGCAATTCGGtaaagtgaaaaggaaggtaccAAGGAAgtcagaagaaaaggagaaggaatggaTGAGTGAGagtgaaatgaaaaacataGTAGAGAACAAGCAATATGTGCCCGCGGGTAATGTCGATACAGTATTAGATAAaatagagaagaaaataaaaaagaagaagactCCATATGAATGTCCTGGTAGTACCACCACTAAAGATGGGTCTGATGACAAAGAAGACC TTGGTATAGAAGAATGGTTTACAACATTCTCTAGCAGTGTATCCAGCACGGACAAAGATAATTATAAAGAACTGGATAGTATGTTGGCATTATGCGAGGACGATGATGCAAGTGAAGGTGGGGTGAAACGAAAGGAATACAAAGGTTTCTGTGAAATTATGATGAGAAATATAATGATAGTTACCGAAGTTGGAGaacaatataaaaacaaaaaccaGACTCAGAAGCAGGGCCAAACACCATGtgagaaggaagtgaaaaatattcccttaTGCGATTTATTGAATTTTTGGACATATTATATGCAGTTGTTCTGTGTACCGCAGGAAGTCATTCAATACGCCTTTAATGGGGTAGGAAGTGTAAGAGGGGACATGAATCCAGGTGAGAAGTATGTGAAATGTGCTTATGATGCTGCATTTAAGATTCCTAAGGACAACGAAAGGTATACGGTAGGTGAAGCTCGCAAGCTATTTCTCACAAGTGAGTTATATACTATGATGAAAGCATTAACTAAGAAAGAATGGTGCGAAAAGGGTAAAGGAAAGTTCCCGCAGAAAGCATCAGAGGGTTTAGACCGTTCACGCTCAGAAACGGGGGGAAAGGATCTAGTGGTCTCCGGTAATGGGGACCTGAAGAAATTGGAAGGAATTGTTCAGAAAGTTGTGGAAGGATtaaaacaggaagaaaaggaaaaggaagaaatattcaAACAGTTAGAAGAAACCATAAAAGAAGCTGTTCCTAACCCCCCTGTGCACCACCAACAACAacctccaccaccacctcctcCGGAACCAGCACGGCCATTACCACCCGTAATTCCAGCACCGGAAAGTGATCCTTGCGATGGAGAATTAAAGACGCGCGTAGACGCTGCAGCAAAGAAGTGGCTAGGACTCGCAACAGGAAGAAACTTG GGTGGTATTGGGGACGACATCCAAACTAGGGTTAACGACCTTTCGGGCGCCTTATCTAAGGCAATCCAAAATGAGGACCAATACTGTAAAGGCAGTAATTGGGAGAATAATGCATCAGGCGGAACGAGCAAAAAGGCATGTGAATTCACTGTTAGAGGATTACACCATGTGTACAGTATTACGGAAGATATACAGAACGATGGCCGGAACGCCAAGGCCAACTGGGAAATTAAGACTACCGTGGCTTGTCTGGCATTTAATGCGTACGtacagaaggtaaaagaaaagtgtGAAAGCACTGAAGAGGGAATAAAGCAAGCATTTAAGGATGGAAAAAGTCTTCATGAAGAACTATGTTCTAGTAAGGGGTGTGAAAAATGCGAGAGAAGTAACTGCACAAATTACACCATAGAAGGAACAGACCTATGGAATGAAGTGAATACGAAACTCCAGGCGAATAGGGAAATAATGGGAACACTGGACACTATATGTAATCAGACTGCAGAACCGGCCAAACCTGCAGCCACTAAACCAGCAACTACGAAACCTGCCGTGCCGGTAACGCAGAATAGTGCACAACCAGGTAAGGAAAACATTGTTAATACGGAGGATGGTATTATTTTGAATGGTGTTAAACTCACTTGTAATATCCCTGAAGTGAGTCCTATTGATAAAGGCTTCGAGGACGATAGCCGCTACGAAAGAG GTGCAAATAGTCCTACAGTTACTGAAGGAGGGGCGCAACCAGGTGCAACACAAGAACCAGCTTCCTCAGGTACTTCTAGTGTTGCGAGTGGTGAAAGTGTTGGTAGTGGTGGTACTCACCAAGGTGTTGATAGTGCCCAAGTTCCAGGTATTCCATCCGTCCCTGATTCTGACAAAAATGCTAAAGTTAGTGGTCCTTCTCCCGATGGTACCACTGGACAGGTCTCACCGGGTCCTGCAGGGCAGGAACCGAACCCAGTACCATCCTCATCTTCGGGCCTAACACCATCACAACCAGCATCCGCCGCAACAACAGCAAAATCGTCATCTACGAGTGTCAAAACAGGAAGAAGTGGTCCAAAGGGGGGTGCCGGAGGCATCCTCCCTCTTCCACTCCGAGTCAGTAACCCCATAAATCATTCTGATCTTActccataccttcctttggccCCTGTCCTTATTGGCATTTCTGCTATGAGTTATCTcctctggaag tattttttcctcggtaaaagaagaaaacgttacaaaagggctcatcaagtacgtggtcctccttccttagaagaaCATTTCCTTCATCATGTGGACCAAGatgatggtccacatgaatataccttagtaaaggaacgaaaacaacCCAGATCTGTTCCAACGGGAAGAACGAAGAGACCAAAAAAACGTGCCGACCGTCATGGTGTTGGCCTAcgcaccattattgatattcatttagaagtcttaaacgaatgtcaaaagggggacgcACAATTGActaaggaagacttttttgaaattttgattcaagaatttatgggaaacGAAtttatgaaagaagaaaatattcctaaggaagatgttcttaaggagcaggttccaagttcagattccgggtttaggaaagaaagactttgttcctatggaagattttgttcataa